The Solanum pennellii chromosome 4, SPENNV200 genomic interval AGATGCAATAATCACAATGAACAAAGGATATGGAAATTGCAGAAAAGCAATTTCGAGTTGCTATACTGCAAATACGGCATCTAGATATTTAAGGGCATATACTCTGCATGTtcacataaaaattattatctcTAGCACCACGCGTTTCTACCACAAACTGTTACCAGAAATTTTAAGCATGGAAATAGATAATGTAAGGACAGGAAGAAGACTTCTGGAAAATGATAAGCAGTTAGCAGCATCATGTGCTATTATTACTTCATAAAGCTACAGATGGAAGGACCTACAACAGTCTTATCAAATGTATCCTGTGCCTTGAAGCTGTGCTTCACAAGAACAATACAAAGACATGTTGCCACCTGCAGAAGATGCCAGAGACATGAACGAAAACATTTGGTTCTACCATCAAAATACATGCCTATCAGTCAAGGGACAGAACATTAAGCTGAAAAACCATGGAACTAAGCATGCAAGACTTAATCAAGACATTTCGAGAATTTTTAGAGGGGGCTATTTCTTTCAGGATATGACTAAATCCCCATCTTACATGAATAGTCTAGTTCTTTTAACAGGcacaacaatattattttgaacaGAAATCACTAAAACCATTTAAGTTGGATGTAACTGTTACTTGGCAAAAAAGTTTACAATGCCTAGAATGCGAAACAGCAAGAAACAAACACCAGATTAAAGATGAAGAATGGAGTTCATACCTAGGCTCAAATTCCCGTATCTCAAAAAGTTCTCCTCCGGTTGTGTCGGTCCACTGCACTTTCCTTTTCTCCACAGGATTGGGGGCATCATCAACCTTTTCAGAAATTGTATCACGTTCATTATCACCAGAAATGGAAACACTATTAACTGGTTTTTTTAGGCTACTCTTAAGAGCAAGCTTTGGTGAAATATAACTGTCCTCAACAATATTAACACATTGCGGCTGATCGCTGCCCTTGTCTGAAGCGGGACAGCTGGGCAACACTTCTGGTTGTTGGGTAGGACCAACTTTAAGGGGTGATGGGCTCTCAGGTCCAGCGGCAGCGCGACCAAAGCATACAAAGGAGCCGCACCCGCGGACAAGCCTGTTCTTCCCGGAAGCCAGCTGGAGATCAGAATCAGTTTCTTGGTCCACCAACTGGTACTGGTTCCACGGTGCAACTCTCATGGGCTTCTCTTCGTTCTTCTGACCCAAGAGTAGAAGGGTCAGGCCCTTACTATATCCAGAAGCTGAAGACGAGAAGAAACCTCCTCCTTCTACTGCAAATAACATCAGTTCTGCTCATCTGGTCGACATGCAAATGCTTTTGTCTAGAGCTACTTTGACCTTTAAGGGGAACTTCAAGCACCTGTCTCACGTTGCCAATAACTGCTTGTAAGACTAGCAGCATATGAAATATTACAAACatggaaaagaaaaggaacagagaacacaattattttattacaaaaaCTCATTTCTGTAACACATAAGGATCTAGTACTCCTTTTTCAGTTCATTTCACACTAGTTCCATTTTAACAATGACTCAAAATGTTTGACGTCATACCACTTCTATACAACTTCTATAGCCATCAAGAATTCATTTAGACCAAGAAATATATCCACAGCCAACCCTTACCAATTACAAACTTCGAAACTCAGACAAAAGGGTACatccttctccacttaaataccagCTTTAGATCACATGGCGCAGAGCTCGAATGTGCAAACTAATAGCAAGTTTAGCCAAGCTTCTAAAATTGACTTATTTTGAAAAGAGCTAATTTAAAATGtgcttttcaaaaaaataacttttggtGAGAAGCATTTTGTTTTTGaccaat includes:
- the LOC107017902 gene encoding uncharacterized protein LOC107017902 isoform X2 — encoded protein: MLFAVEGGGFFSSSASGYSKGLTLLLLGQKNEEKPMRVAPWNQYQLVDQETDSDLQLASGKNRLVRGCGSFVCFGRAAAGPESPSPLKVGPTQQPEVLPSCPASDKGSDQPQCVNIVEDSYISPKLALKSSLKKPVNSVSISGDNERDTISEKVDDAPNPVEKRKVQWTDTTGGELFEIREFEPSVKTTPTGLALAVSITCQKSKVR
- the LOC107017902 gene encoding uncharacterized protein LOC107017902 isoform X3, with the translated sequence MLFAVEGGGFFSSSASGYSKGLTLLLLGQKNEEKPMRVAPWNQYQLVDQETDSDLQLASGKNRLVRGCGSFVCFGRAAAGPESPSPLKVGPTQQPEVLPSCPASDKGSDQPQCVNIVEDSYISPKLALKSSLKKPVNSVSISGDNERDTISEKVDDAPNPVEKRKVQWTDTTGGELFEIREFEPRWQHVFVLFL
- the LOC107017902 gene encoding uncharacterized protein LOC107017902 isoform X1, producing the protein MLFAVEGGGFFSSSASGYSKGLTLLLLGQKNEEKPMRVAPWNQYQLVDQETDSDLQLASGKNRLVRGCGSFVCFGRAAAGPESPSPLKVGPTQQPEVLPSCPASDKGSDQPQCVNIVEDSYISPKLALKSSLKKPVNSVSISGDNERDTISEKVDDAPNPVEKRKVQWTDTTGGELFEIREFEPSDDGESDDEFESGNERTCSCKIM